The Salvia miltiorrhiza cultivar Shanhuang (shh) chromosome 1, IMPLAD_Smil_shh, whole genome shotgun sequence genome has a window encoding:
- the LOC131011167 gene encoding metalloendoproteinase 5-MMP-like: MALKPFLTFTFLFFAPISHVSSIDLNSSDFAKAYLKHYGYLQHADGNIESAMKLFQQSHEIRATASLDAETLSAMKRPRCGVPDVAGGVNLMQRNRSAYALIPGHPKWPFFQLSYVLRNFPDAAKPQLESALDKWSHVSGFTFSENKGFYDHDLSIGFYRLGHGDRTRSMGRAECWPIRSRPPTVASISMMTSYGRSSPSMASLSTSRA; the protein is encoded by the coding sequence ATGGCTCTTAAACCCTTCCTCACGTTCACATTCCTCTTCTTCGCGCCTATTAGCCACGTGTCATCCATCGATTTGAACTCGTCCGATTTCGCAAAAGCCTATTTGAAACACTACGGCTATCTTCAACACGCCGACGGCAACATAGAATCGGCCATGAAATTATTCCAACAGAGCCACGAAATAAGGGCCACAGCGTCATTAGACGCGGAGACCTTATCGGCGATGAAACGGCCCCGGTGCGGCGTCCCCGACGTGGCCGGCGGCGTCAACTTGATGCAACGCAACCGCAGCGCCTACGCTTTAATCCCGGGGCACCCGAAATGGCCCTTCTTCCAGCTATCCTACGTCCTGAGAAACTTCCCCGACGCGGCCAAGCCCCAACTTGAAAGCGCTCTCGACAAATGGAGTCACGTCTCCGGCTTCACTTTCTCGGAGAACAAGGGGTTCTACGACCACGATCTGTCCATAGGGTTTTATCGGCTGGGGCACGGCGACCGTACCCGTTCGATGGGCCGGGCGGAGTGCTGGCCCATTCGTTCGCGCCCACCAACGGTGGCATCCATTTCGATGATGACGagctatggtcgttccagtccGAGCATGGCAAGTTTATCGACTTCGAGAGCGTAG